The Prinia subflava isolate CZ2003 ecotype Zambia chromosome 13, Cam_Psub_1.2, whole genome shotgun sequence genome contains a region encoding:
- the RBL2 gene encoding retinoblastoma-like protein 2 isoform X3: MISDDLVNSYHLLLCALDLVYGNALQCPNRKELLNPHFKGLPEDFHSKDYKVSSDPPCIIEKLCSLHYGLVLEAKGIKEHFWKPYIRKLFDKKLLKGKDENLTGFLDPGNFGDSVKAINKAYEEYVLSVGNLDERIFLGEDADEEIGTLTRCLNTPSAMETAERVQVKHNLQQHFDRSKSLGIITPLTCHKYIKESNPYVTPVSIATYSLSRLHTMLAGLKNAPSENLEQILRSCSRDPSQSIANRVKEMHEVYCQSTQSEGEFSNFSKDVASKHFRRAEMLYYKVLESVIEEERKRLRDTDLSAILEQDVFHRSLLACCLEIVTFTYNPPGNFPLVTEIFDIPVYHFYKVIEVFIRAEDGLCREVVKHLNHIEEQILESMAWKRESVLWDRIRENENKVPTCEEVMPPQHLERSAGSSAVGSPLTPRRINEVRAESGGLAKGLSSPPATLYDRFSSPAANPTRRRLFADSDGAEAGAALRVPPAPVVAPVPVQSPEAVSVTPVPGQTLVTMATATVTANNGQTVTIPVQGIANENGGITFFPVQVNVGAQPQAVSGPMQPLSAQALAGPLNPPMAGAALQLPGQLTVQQISPGEQRHTQPFSATAARPRKMGSLALFFRKVYHLASVRLRDLCAKLDVSDELRKKIWTCFEYSLVHCPEIMMDRHLDQLLMCAIYVMTKVTKEDRSFQNIMRCYRTQPQAKSHVYRSVLIKGRRRRRSGSSDSSSQQNSPTDRSKDRGKEKKGDCHSSVPAGSRDSSPVMRSSSTLPVPQPSSAPPTPTRLGGPGSDSDEEERGDLIQFYNNVYIEQIKDFALKYTSNATESPPLSPYPFVRLGSPRRVQLSQHHPLYISPHRNEAALSPQEKIFYYFSSSPSKRLKEINSMVRTGETPTKKRGILLEDGTEAPAKRICQENHTALLRRLQDVANDRGSH, translated from the exons ATGATCAGTGATGACTTGGTCAATTCCTACCATCTCTTGTTATGTGCTTTGGATCTCGTGTATGGAAATGCTCTGCAGTGTCCTAACCGTAAAGAGCTCCTGAATCCTCATTTTAAGG GTCTACCTGAAGACTTCCATAGTAAGGATTATAAAGTGTCATCTGATCCTCCCTGCATCATTGAAAAACTGTGTTCTTTACATTATGGATTAGTTTTAGAAGCAAAAGGTATAAAGGAACATTTTTGGAAGCCTTATATTCGGAAGCTTTTTGACAAAAAG CTTTTGAAAGGAAAGGATGAAAATCTGACGGGATTTCTGGATCCTGGGAACTTTGGAGATAGCGT CAAAGCCATCAACAAGGCCTATGAGGAGTACGTGCTGTCAGTGGGGAATCTCGATGAGAGAATATTCCTGGGCGAGGATGCGGATGAGGAAATTGGAACCCTCACGAGGTGCTTAAACACACCTTCAGCAATGGAAACAGCTGAAAGGGTACAAGTGAAGCATAATTTGCAGCAGCATTTTGACAGG tcCAAATCACTCGGGATCATAACCCCCCTTACTTGCCACAAGTATATTAAAGAGAGCAACCCCTACGTGACACCTGTTTCCATAGCAACCTACAGCCTGAGCCGCCTGCACACGATGCTGGCAGGGCTGAAAAATGCCCCCAGTGAAAATCTGGAGCAAATACTCAG gtcaTGCTCCAGAGATCCTTCTCAATCCATTGCAAACAGAGTAAAAGAAATGCATGAAGTGTATTGTCAGAGCACTCAGTCTGAAGGAGAATTCAGTAATTTTTCCAAAG ATGTTGCTAGTAAACATTTTCGTCGTGCTGAGATGCTCTACTACAAGGTCTTGGAGTCAGTCAttgaggaagagaggaagagactGAGAGACACTGACTTATCT GCAATACTGGAGCAAGATGTGTTTCACAGGTCTCTGCTGGCGTGTTGCCTGGAGATCGTTACCTTTACCTACAACCCACCTGGAAACTTCCCACTTGTCACTGAAATATTTGACATTCCAGTTTATCATTTTTACAAG GTAATTGAGGTTTTCATTAGAGCAGAGGACGGCCTTTGTCGGGAAGTGGTGAAGCACCTGAACCACATTGAGGAACAGATCCTGGAAAGTATGGCATGGAAACGGGAATCCGTGCTGTGGGACAGGatcagagaaaatgaaaacaaagttcCTACTTGTGAGGAG GTAATGCCACCTCAGCACTTGGAGAGATctgctgggagcagtgctgtgggttCCCCATTGACGCCACGGCGGATAAACGAGGTTCGTGCTGAAAGTGGAGGACTGGCAAAAG GGCTGTCCTCCCCTCCGGCCACGCTGTACGACAGGTTCAGCTCTCCCGCGGCCAACCCCACGCGGCGGCGCCTCTTTGCCGACAGCGACGGTGCCGAGGCGGGCGCGGCGCTCAGGGTGCCCCCGGCGCCCGTGGTGGCCCCGGTGCCTGTGCAGAGCCCCGAGGCCGTGTCCGTGACCCCCGTGCCCGGCCAGACCCTGGTGACGATGGCAACGGCCACCGTGACGGCCAACAACGGGCAGACGGTGACAATACCCGTGCAAg GTATTGCCAATGAAAATGGAGGGATAACTTTCTTCCCGGTCCAGGTAAACGTgggtgcccagccccaggctgtgtcTGGGCCCATGCAGCCTCTGAGTGCCCAGGCTCTGGCTGGCCCCCTGAACCCTCCCATggctggggcagcgctgcaGTTGCCAGGCCAGTTAACAGTGCAGCAGATCTCCCCTGGAGAGCAGAGACACACCCAGCCCTTCAGTGCCACGGCCGCCAGGCCTCGCAAGATGGGCTCCCTTGCACTCTTCTTCAGAAAG GTGTATCACCTGGCCAGCGTTCGTCTGAGGGACCTCTGTGCCAAACTCGATGTGTCTGATGAGCTGCGCAAAAAGATCTGGACATGCTTCGAGTATTCCTTAGTGCACTGCCCTGAAATCATGATGGACAGACACCTGGATCAGCTGCTGATGTGTGCCATCTATGTCATGACTAAG GTTACTAAGGAAGACAGATCATTCCAGAATATCATGCGCTGCTACCGGACACAGCCGCAAGCCAAGAGTCAC GTCTATCGCAGTGTCCTCATCAagggccgccgccgccgccgctcgggcagcagtgacagcagcagccagcagaacTCACCCACAGACAGGAGCAAGGACAGGGGCAAAGAAAAAA AAGGCGACTGCCATTCCTCAGTGCCCGCAGGCAGCCGTGACTCGAGCCCGGTGATGcgctccagcagcaccctgcccgtgCCCCAGCCCTCCAGCGCGCCCCCCACGCCCACGCGCCTCGGCGGCCCCGGCAGCGACAGCGACGAGGAGGAGCGCGGGGACCTCATCCAGTTCTACAACAACGTCTACATCGAGCAGATCAAGGACTTCGCCCTCAAGTACACTTCCAATGCC ACGGAGTCACCCCCGCTGTCGCCGTACCCGTTTGTGCGCCTCGGCTCCCCGCGCAGagtgcagctctcccagcaccaCCCCCTGTACATCTCCCCACACAGAAACGAGGCTGCCCTCTCTCCCCAAGAGAAAATATTCTACTacttcagcagcagcccctcgAAG AGGCTAAAGGAAATCAACAGCATGGTTCGAACTGGAGAAACGCCCACAAAGAAGAGAGGCATCCTCTTGGAAGATGGAACCGAAGCCCCGGCCAAGCGCATCTGCCAGGAGAACCACACGGCTCTGCTCCGACGGCTGCAGGACGTGGCCAACGACCGAGGCTCTCACTGA